One window of Micromonas commoda chromosome 1, complete sequence genomic DNA carries:
- a CDS encoding predicted protein, with protein sequence MNSSAVSTRTLGASSRVSPIQRALRARGRIKIVNSNSRRFEGHYGIPPFASARDDAIGVRLRREGKLRDKSIVNHEAAVAAAIATGIAVAIVAAEPAHGAALASHLMPPTVYAPQFQVAADLVADGVNPGSIGVTEVTLDTTLISTSAFLLLATVLGAAGKKDYDRRAKRDPTMWSEQNESVTHRRSNIVAKKTSQTITSTQTKIDAPGAKSLKSSRYNITPLKKGDVDNKRTDDKKPAGTRKLPLNKTQKATGKSNIVAFRSKTKPVNKKAATGTVFVTKKPVNKKPIINKKPLAYGKFAVGKSAGKYDDSILAAAAAFVVGAVALANVAGTAPTPSAKDQPMKIGAYDVPAPLRGGIRELGSMRVPPEIGRGAAAVGANVASGFETVAESFDALPPEQSAATLGAAGVVALLALTSVVAAKRDAEYFEPKVFVFGDSIIADRNAAAARAEEAQAWIDAWYRTDAGAKTFRRVKHRSLAYEDPTMGIDALTITTGTGKKPVPRRPSAFRSDRDALLHDAYHKSIEIVDGVKLDKKILNVVRDFEANLTVIDIRQARRILKLVTDGPVRDHKRASGKVVQSTVGNIELDTALYALDSFKWTSQAKTWFFKELEQYF encoded by the coding sequence ATGAACTCCTCCGCCGTATCCACCCGCACGCTCGGCGCCTCATCGCGCGTCTCCCCGATccagcgcgccctccgcgcgcgcgggaggatcAAGATTGTCAACTCGAATTCTCGACGATTCGAGGGCCACTACGGCATCCcgcccttcgcgagcgcccggGACGATGCCATCGGCGTCAGGCTGAGGCGCGAGGGCAAGCTCCGCGACAAGTCCATCGTCAACCacgaggccgccgtcgccgccgccatcgcgaccggcatcgccgtcgccatcgtcgccgcggaacccgcgcacggcgccgcgctcgcctcgcacCTCATGCCCCCCACCGTGTACGCCCCGCAGTtccaggtcgccgccgacctcgtcgccgacggcgtgaacCCCGGATCGATCGGCGTGACCGAGGTGACCCTGGACACCACCCTCatctccacctccgccttcCTCCTGCTCGCCACCGTGCTGGGCGCGGCTGGGAAGAAAGACTACGATCGGCGGGCCAAGCGAGATCCGACGATGTGGTCCGAACAAAACGAGTCCGTGACGCACCGACGAAGCAACATCGTCGCCAAGAAGACGTCGCAAACAATCACGTCGACGCAAACCAAGATCGACGCACCTGGCGCCAAGTCCCTCAAGTCGTCCCGCTACAACATCACGCCTCTTAAGAAAGGCGACGTGGACAACAAGCGGACAGACGACAAGAAGCCCGCCGGAACGCGAAAGCTTCCTCTCAACAAGACGCAAAAGGCGACGGGAAAGAGCAACATCGTCGCCTTCCGATCTAAGACCAAGCCCGTCAACAAGAAGGCCGCCACCGGCACCGTCTTCGTCACCAAGAAGCCCGTTAACAAGAAGCCCATCATTAACAAGAAGCCCTTAGCGTACGGAAAATTCGCGGTCGGAAAATCCGCCGGAAAATACGACGAttccatcctcgccgccgccgccgcgttcgtcgtcggagccgtcGCGCTTGCCAACGTggcgggcaccgcgccgaccccTTCGGCCAAGGACCAGCCGATGAAGATCGGCGCGtacgacgtccccgcgccgctccgggGCGGCATCAGGGAGCTCGGCTCGATGAGAGTCCCTCCCGAGAttggtcgcggcgccgccgccgtcggcgccaacGTCGCGTCCGGCTTCGAGACCGTCGCCGAATCCTTCGACGCCCTTCCGCCCGAGcagtccgccgcgacgttgggcgccgcgggcgtcgtcgccctgctcgcgctcacctccgtcgtcgccgccaaaaGGGACGCGGAGTATTTCGAGCCCAAGGTTTTCGTCTTTGGCGACTCGATCATCGCCGATCgaaacgccgcggcggcgagagcggaggaggcgcaggcgtGGATCGACGCGTGGTACCGCACGGACGCCGGGGCGAAGACGTTCAGGCGCGTGAAGCACCGCTCGTTGGCGTACGAGGACCCCACGATGGGTATCGACGCCCTGACGATCACCACGGGGACTGGGAAGAAGCCGGTGCCGAGGCGACCGTCCGCGTTCCGAtccgatcgcgacgcgttgCTTCACGACGCGTATCACAAGTCCATCGagatcgtcgacggcgtgaagCTGGACAAGAAGATCCTCAACGTCGTCCGCGACTTCGAGGCGAACCTCACGGTGATTGACATACGTCAGGCGCGAAGGATCCTCAAGCTGGTCACCGACGGACCCGTCCGCGATCACAAGCGAGCGAGCGGTAAGGTGGTTCAGTCCACCGTCGGCAACATCGAGCTCGACACCGCGCTGTACGCGCTCGATTCGTTCAAGTGGACCTCGCAGGCCAAGACGTGGTTtttcaaggagctcgagcagtATTTTTAA
- a CDS encoding thylakoid lumenal protein, chloroplast precursor (both ChloroP and TargetP predict a 36 aa cTP; 29.8 kDa-like), giving the protein MSAVANLAGASSRAVVSTRGASHRASSARHVTRAVPASSAARTTIIKCVSDEGSSRRQAPKLDRRALFTGAAALAAGLPFALEPAPARAAFDGSDSKMVGAYLPAGPDGLYVFEARAPRTPALRAGALEPYSILLPPEFKEAPVSNARSGNYCQPRCDEATTEVQFVEPSAGSLQIIIIPTTKLLIAKQDPTVEDVGTIDGILNAISPAITGSVAAEPEEVVSASTKVKDGRSYYEYELLTPFAEFGLHSVSAVSTNKNYVMIATIAASEKQWAKSEADLKKVIDSFRVCVK; this is encoded by the coding sequence ATGTCGGCCGTTGccaacctcgcgggcgcgtcctcccgCGCAGTCGTctccacccgcggcgcctcccaccgcgcctcctccgcccgccacgtcacccgcgccgtcccagcctcctccgctgcgaggacgacgatcaTCAAATGCGTCAGCGACGAgggttcctcgcggcggcaggCGCCGAagctcgaccgccgcgcgctgttcaccggcgccgccgccctcgccgccgggctccccttcgcgctcgaacccgccccggcgcgcgcggcgttcgacggCAGCGACAGCAAGATGGTCGGCGCGTACCTTCCCGCGGGCCCCGACGGGTTGTACGTGTTCGAGGCGAGAGCCCCGAGGACCCCGGCgcttcgcgcgggcgcgctcgagccgtactccatcctcctcccgccCGAGTTCAAGGAGGCGCCCGTGTCCAACGCCCGGTCGGGCAACTACTGCCAACCGCGATGCGACGAGGCCACGACCGAGGTGCAGTTCGTCGAACCCTCCGCGGGGTCGCTCCAGATCATCATCATCCCAACCACCAAGCTGCTCATCGCCAAGCAGGACCCgaccgtcgaggacgtcggcacCATAGACGGGATACTCAACGCCATCTCGCCCGCCATCAccgggtccgtcgccgcggagcccgaggaggtggTATCTGCGTCGACCAAGGTCAAGGACGGTCGGTCGTACTACGAGTACGAACTTCTCACGCCATTCGCGGAGTTTGGCCTGCACAGCGTCAGCGCCGTGTCCACCAACAAAAACTACGTGATgatcgcgacgatcgcggcgtctGAGAAGCAGTGGGCGAAGAGCGAGGCGGACCTCAAGAAAGTCATCGACTCCTTCCGCGTCTGCGTCAAGTGA